CAGTTTGCGCCAACTGGGTGCACGCAGTGTACGTGCGCTGGATGGTGTTGAAGAGGCTGTGACTTTCCCCATGCCCAAAGGCCTGGCTGCAGCAAAAGTTTGATGCTTGTAACTCTCTTAAGTAAGTGAATTTGATAAAAAATTTGTTTTGGCTGTTGTTTTCGATATTTTATTTTGCAAATACGTGTTTAAGATTGCGGCACAATCAAGTTCGGTATTTGCCGGACTTGGCAAAACGTGTATGCTGGTATTCGGCACTTGTGGAAAGTACGTAGCTTGCGGTGGTTTTTTTACCACTGGAAGAGCAGGCAAACTATGTATAATCCCGCCGACTTTACTGGGATAACCTTTAAGTCAAAATATATTACAAAAACTTTTACCAAAAGTTGCTGAGGAGAGTTCTACTATGTGCATCGATTACGCCATTATTGCTTCTACTTTGATGACGCGCCTGTTTGGCTAACGCGCGTTCGAATTCCGGCGGCACCCAGTCTGGGTGCCGCTTTCCTTATCAGGAATGATTTTTGCTGAAACCTGCATGTTGTTACCCGATTCTTTCGGGTGGCAAGATGGCAAGCAGTTCATCTCCTGGTTTTTTCAGAAATTCGTTTCGTTTTTAAAGTGAGAAGCAAAATATGGATACCTTTATCCAACAAATTATTAACGGTCTTGTGCTGGGCAGCATGTATGCCCTGGTCGCACTCGGTTACACCATGGTCTATGGTGTGCTCAATCTGATTAACTTCGCGCATGGCGACGTACTGATGGTCGGTGCGATGGCTGGTCTGAGTATCATCAAGTTTTTATCCGTGGTAGCTCCTGAGCTGCCAGGCATAGTCAAACTGATTATCGCCATTCTCGGCGCTATCCCTGTCAGTATTGCTGTCAATGTACTTATCGAACGCGTGGCTTACCGGCGCTTGCGAAATGCACCGCGCCTGGCCCCGCTGATTACGGCGATTGGTGTCTCCATCCTGGTGCAGACTTTTGCGATGATGATCTGGGGCCGCAGCCCTATTCCTTTCCCTTCCGTGATGCCATTGGAACCTGTGCAAATCGGCGGTGCAGTGATTTCGCAAACACAGATACTGTTGCTGGTGTTGGCGACTCTCTCCATGGTTGCCCTGGTTTTGCTGGTGGAAAAAACCAAGATGGGCCGGGCCATGCGTGCAACTGCTGAAAATCCACGCGTTGCCGGTTTGATGGGTGTCGATTCCAACAAGGTCATTGTTGCAACCTTTGCGATAGGCGCTGCACTGGCGGCTGTTGCTGGCGTGATGTGGGCTGCCAATTATTCGTCTGCACAGTTTGCCATGGGTTTTGTGCCGGGTCTGAAAGCTTTCTCTGCAGCGGTACTGGGTGGTATCGGTAATATCTACGGTGCGATGGTAGGCGGTATCGTACTGGGCCTGATTGAAAGTCTCGGTGCCGGTTATATCGGCGACCTGACCGGCGGTATTCTGGGAAGTCACTATCAGGACATCTTTGCCTTCGTGGTATTGATTATCGTATTGACCTTGCGTCCATCCGGCATCATGGGTGAACGTGTTGCTGATCGTGCGTAAGGAGAAAATCTATGTCTACATTATTTGATGTAAAAGCCAATCCGCAAAAGGCATTTGCCAGTTTCGCCGTACTGGCGGTTATTCTGGTGGCATTTCCTTTTGTTGCTGCCAATTTTGGTAATTCCTGGGTCAGGATTATTGATCTGGTGCTCTTATATATCATGCTGGCCCTGGGTCTCAACATTGTGGTTGGTTTTGCCGGTTTGCTTGACCTGGGCTATATCGCGTTTTATGCGGTTGGTGCCTATCTGGCAGGTATATTTGCTTCTCCACAATTTGCCATTGCTCTGGAATCCATCGTCGATAGCTATCCTGGTTTCGGTGCCTTCCTGGTCAATGTGCTGGGGCAGGAAATCACTCAGAATGGCATTCATCTGTCAGTCTGGCTTATTGTGCCTATGGCGGCAGCGGTAGCAGGCCTGTTTGGTGCGATACTGGGCGCACCTACCCTGAAATTGCGTGGTGATTACCTGGCGATTGTGACTCTTGGCTTTGGTGAAATCATCCGT
This is a stretch of genomic DNA from Undibacterium sp. KW1. It encodes these proteins:
- a CDS encoding branched-chain amino acid ABC transporter permease, whose amino-acid sequence is MDTFIQQIINGLVLGSMYALVALGYTMVYGVLNLINFAHGDVLMVGAMAGLSIIKFLSVVAPELPGIVKLIIAILGAIPVSIAVNVLIERVAYRRLRNAPRLAPLITAIGVSILVQTFAMMIWGRSPIPFPSVMPLEPVQIGGAVISQTQILLLVLATLSMVALVLLVEKTKMGRAMRATAENPRVAGLMGVDSNKVIVATFAIGAALAAVAGVMWAANYSSAQFAMGFVPGLKAFSAAVLGGIGNIYGAMVGGIVLGLIESLGAGYIGDLTGGILGSHYQDIFAFVVLIIVLTLRPSGIMGERVADRA